From the genome of Carassius gibelio isolate Cgi1373 ecotype wild population from Czech Republic chromosome B10, carGib1.2-hapl.c, whole genome shotgun sequence, one region includes:
- the LOC127966898 gene encoding uncharacterized protein LOC127966898 isoform X4 gives MCFSQICYGWMLLSSVFAFGDAEVNHTTTLFVNHGESARIRCNYSRTDDTESMTVDLKTLNHTLCSYYLHENTWNKRNCKDPIKFTWIPETKEISFELLNLQIQDTGTYTCTVRRIVKPPEVDLGFQKVQVIVRPALSLSCVKRPDGSTLILCSVEFYNDPLEQFWIRHGDFLNSSFSNKSFNGFFSQQSYLILPPQTFNDTIYSCWLNHSSLNKPLMVNLSSSVCYESGGRASQWSVSPAEVSFIPEPVFHDHLQSEILYSTLGNHHPVPCSPAIVPSFVQ, from the exons ATG tgtttttctcaGATCTGTTATGGGTGGATGCTGTTGTCTTCAGTTTTtg CATTTGGCGATGCAGAAGTGAATCACACTACAACTTTATTTGTCAATCATGGAGAGTCTGCCAGAATAAGATGCAACTACAGCCGAACGGATGACACAGAAAGCATGACAGTGGATCTGAAAACATTAAATCATACACTTTGTTCGTATTACTTACATGAGAATACATGGAACAAACGAAACTGTAAAGATCCCATCAAATTCACATGGATTCCAGAGACTAAAGAAATATCATTTGAGCTCTTAAATCTTCAAATTCAGGATACCGGCACATACACCTGTACTGTGAGGAGGATTGTAAAACCACCTGAAGTGGATCTGGGATTTCAAAAAGTTCAAGttattg TGCGTCCCGCCTTGTCTCTGTCCTGTGTGAAGAGGCCTGATGGATCAACCTTGATTCTGTGCTCTGTTGAATTTTACAATGATCCTCTTGAACAGTTTTGGATCAGACACGGAGACTTTCTCAACAGCTCGTTCTCAAATAAATCATTCAACGGATTCTTCAGTCAGCAATCATACCTTATACTGCCACCACAGACCTTCAATGATACAATCTACTCCTGCTGGTTAAATCACTCCTCCTTAAACAAACCACTCATGGTCAATTTATCAAGCTCTGTCTGTTACGAAAGTGGGG GAAGAGCAAGTCAGTGGTCTGTGTCTCCTGCAGAAGTGAGTTTCATACCTGAGCCTGTCTTCCATGATCACCTGCAGTCTGAGATACTGTACTCAACACTGGGTAACCATCATCCGGTCCCGTGCAGCCCTGCCATTGTCCCATCATTTGTACAATAA